The Candidatus Methylomirabilota bacterium genome includes a window with the following:
- a CDS encoding HlyC/CorC family transporter, translated as GGVDGLVTMEDLLEEIVGEIHDEYETAEKPVERLRDGSLIIDASLNIKDLRDEHGLPFPESPAYETLAGFMLTQLQRMPKGGDIITYQGKKLTIVDMEGRRIARIKVEELPATH; from the coding sequence ATGGGGGCGTAGACGGGCTGGTCACCATGGAGGATCTCCTCGAAGAGATCGTCGGAGAGATCCACGATGAGTACGAGACTGCCGAGAAGCCCGTCGAACGGCTGCGGGACGGCTCGCTCATCATCGACGCCTCACTGAACATCAAGGACCTGCGAGATGAGCACGGGTTGCCATTTCCTGAATCGCCGGCCTACGAGACCCTCGCGGGCTTTATGCTGACTCAGCTTCAGCGGATGCCCAAGGGCGGCGATATCATCACCTACCAGGGCAAGAAGCTGACGATCGTTGATATGGAAGGCCGACGGATCGCCCGAATCAAGGTCGAAGAGCTGCCGGCAACGCATTGA
- a CDS encoding LapA family protein: protein MNQLSLIGFLILAVVIATFSVQNSGEAVVKFIWWQFQSSLVVVILISTALGAIMAIFLSLPGTFRLRMRMRDQSQRITELEQRLQECETQRTKDMPGTR, encoded by the coding sequence ATGAATCAGCTCTCCCTCATAGGCTTCCTGATCCTCGCAGTGGTCATCGCAACCTTTTCCGTTCAGAACTCCGGCGAGGCGGTCGTAAAATTCATCTGGTGGCAGTTTCAGAGCTCATTGGTGGTCGTGATTCTCATTTCAACTGCCCTTGGAGCGATTATGGCGATCTTCTTGAGCCTTCCCGGAACCTTCCGGCTGCGAATGCGAATGCGGGACCAGTCACAGCGAATCACTGAGCTCGAGCAGCGGCTCCAGGAGTGTGAAACACAACGTACTAAGGACATGCCCGGAACTCGGTGA
- the guaD gene encoding guanine deaminase, whose translation MRHVRLFRGQILNPVAEDRYTFHVDGGIVVDTSGAILKVGAYHEIHQQYPSVAIVDCSDRLILPGFIDTHTHLPQYAAVAQYGKELLEWLKKDIYPAEREFTPEAANTLCPVFFRSLLSHGVTTAAIYCSVRKDSTHVAFEWAEKTGIRAIIGKVMMDQNAPDFLLEKTSESLQASEEVCRTWHGAANGRLLYAFTPRFAPTCSRALMKAVGELASQYGAYVQTHLAENPTELQWVRELFPETRSYTDVYFRAGLLGPKTILAHAIYVSPEERRLLADTGTCLSHCPTSNLFLKSGLMPLRELLDMDLRIGLGSDVGGGPTLSPFEVMRSAMYVHTARRFLPDFGGGDISPATAFYMATLGGAKALGLDDTIGSLGRGKEADFIVVNPQRLSPLPADKGPDISPEALLSRMIFRGDDRIVEQTYIRGVLCYDRSSHGNNASKS comes from the coding sequence ATGCGACACGTGAGACTGTTCCGCGGGCAGATCTTGAATCCGGTAGCAGAAGATCGGTATACATTTCATGTAGACGGAGGAATAGTCGTAGACACGAGCGGCGCAATTCTCAAAGTCGGGGCGTACCATGAGATACATCAGCAGTACCCCAGCGTCGCCATCGTTGACTGCTCAGATCGGCTGATCTTACCCGGTTTTATCGATACTCACACTCACCTGCCTCAGTATGCGGCAGTTGCACAGTATGGCAAAGAGCTGTTGGAGTGGCTCAAGAAAGACATCTATCCGGCAGAGCGGGAGTTCACTCCAGAGGCTGCCAACACGCTGTGTCCCGTTTTCTTCCGCTCGCTTCTCTCCCATGGCGTAACGACCGCTGCCATATATTGCTCGGTTCGGAAAGACAGCACCCACGTGGCCTTTGAGTGGGCGGAAAAAACAGGGATCAGGGCCATCATCGGGAAGGTCATGATGGACCAGAATGCTCCAGATTTCCTCCTGGAGAAAACATCAGAATCTCTTCAGGCAAGCGAGGAGGTGTGCCGGACGTGGCACGGGGCCGCCAATGGCAGGTTGCTCTATGCCTTTACCCCGAGATTTGCTCCGACATGCAGCAGGGCTCTGATGAAGGCTGTGGGTGAGCTGGCCAGTCAGTATGGTGCGTACGTTCAAACCCACTTAGCTGAAAATCCTACTGAGCTGCAATGGGTCAGGGAATTGTTCCCGGAGACGCGAAGCTACACCGATGTCTACTTCAGGGCCGGCCTCTTAGGTCCGAAGACCATCCTGGCCCACGCAATCTATGTCAGCCCAGAGGAGCGGCGCCTGCTGGCGGATACAGGAACCTGTTTGTCCCACTGTCCCACCTCAAACCTCTTCCTCAAGAGCGGACTTATGCCGCTGCGCGAACTGCTGGACATGGACCTGCGTATCGGTTTAGGGTCGGATGTGGGTGGTGGGCCGACTCTCTCGCCGTTTGAAGTCATGCGCTCGGCGATGTATGTACACACCGCCCGCCGTTTTCTCCCCGATTTCGGCGGTGGAGACATCTCCCCAGCCACCGCCTTTTATATGGCGACACTGGGAGGCGCAAAGGCGTTGGGACTGGACGACACAATCGGCAGCCTTGGGCGCGGCAAAGAGGCTGACTTTATCGTTGTGAATCCACAGAGACTCAGCCCCCTACCGGCAGACAAAGGGCCGGACATCTCCCCTGAGGCGCTGCTCTCCCGCATGATCTTTCGGGGAGATGACCGCATCGTCGAGCAGACCTACATTCGGGGAGTCCTCTGCTACGATCGTAGTTCGCACGGTAACAACGCGAGCAAAAGCTGA